From the Chryseobacterium fluminis genome, the window CCCCCAGCAGAATCCTCTGGAGTAATATCCGGATCCGGTAGATACCACATTTCCGTTAAACTTGATTTCGCCCTGAGTAAAGGTGGGCGCTGAAGTAACGACTTTTGCACTTACATTCGACTGACCGCCCGGATTGTAATCGCTGCCACTGTCGCTGCCCGAAGAGCATGAAGATATGGTAAATACGGCGAGTAAAAGAAATAATAATTTTTTCATAGAGATTAATAGTTTTATTTTTTTAATGAGTACGCTTATCTAAAATTAAGCGGCTGCAAATATAGGTAAAAAGATGATATGCTGTCTCAATCTTTTGAAAAACAGGAACCTCAAAAAAACAGGATTACTCATTATTTTTCATAAATCAGCCTTGCGTGGCGTGGTCCTGCAAGGCTGATTCTAATTTTTATCTGTACGATAAGGGTATAAAATGGCAGTTTTTGAAAATTGTCAATTACGCTTTTCTGAATTTTTTCTTTTTCTTCCACGGTGCGTTTTTCTGAACGTCTCCCGCCATAATACATCCGTAGGGCAGCACCTCATCCAGAACTTCACAAAGTCCGTATTCTTCTATCTGCGCCCGCACATTTTTGGCACTTTTATAGGCTGTGGGAAGCTCGGAAATATCAATCTCATTAGAGAAAAAACGGATATCCAGCCCTTTTGTCTCTTCTTCAAAAACTTCTGCAATCGTTTTATGAGCCAAAGATTTTTTATGCTGCGTCCTGCTGAAATTTCTTCCTGCCCCGTGAGGAGCAAAACCAAGATTCCGCGCATTCGTTTTTCCCTGAACGATCAGAACAGGCTCTGCCATATTCAGCGGGATCAGTCGGGGACCCGTGATATCAGGCATGAATTTATCATCCAGCGGTGTTGCACCTTTTGCGTGGTAAAATAAATCCCCGTCCCTGAAAACAAAATTATGCTCATTCCAGTACCGGTCCAGTTTCTCGGTTTCCATTTTGTTTACCACGGCATCGTGAATCGAAGTGTGGTTTTCCTTGGTCCATGCTCTTATTAACTGCAGGGCCTCCCAATACGATTTTCCTTCTTCGGTTTCATAGGGAATCCAGGCATTTTCTCTCAGTGTTTCAGGAGAAATTTCCAGTCGGAACCTGTTGGCTACCTTCATCCCTTTATCGTACAAAGCCGCTCCGGGAGCTCTTGATCCGTGATGAGTCACCAACATGGTATTTCCGGTATTTTTTGAAACGCCTACAAATAAAAAATGATTTCCGTCACCCTGCGTTCCCATATGAGAACGGGCGATGCTGATTAATTTTTCATCATTCAGGAAATCGTTTTTTCTGAAAGCTTCCATCAGTTCCCGGGACATCTCCATTTGCTCACCTCTCGGTCTTCCTCCGTATCCGAAATGCGTGATCGAATGGGCGGCATCAAGAACTTCTTTAGGATCTGCTTTTCCCATATCGGTCAGCATCACCGAACAGCAGATATCTGCACTGTGAAATCCGGGGTGAATCGCATTTCTGGCCACCACGACCCCACCCACCGGAATCTGGCCTTCAGGACCTGTAGGGCAGGCATCCGGCATGATGGCACCTTCCACCAATGTAGGGGTTTTCATCAGTACTTTC encodes:
- a CDS encoding RtcB family protein — protein: MEFTGDHLIELGYRPAKWFREAIAHINENTWDETQISEYLEQFRQPELVPLHETAKDFIINIRAEHESENDNVEKVINTMKVLMKTPTLVEGAIMPDACPTGPEGQIPVGGVVVARNAIHPGFHSADICCSVMLTDMGKADPKEVLDAAHSITHFGYGGRPRGEQMEMSRELMEAFRKNDFLNDEKLISIARSHMGTQGDGNHFLFVGVSKNTGNTMLVTHHGSRAPGAALYDKGMKVANRFRLEISPETLRENAWIPYETEEGKSYWEALQLIRAWTKENHTSIHDAVVNKMETEKLDRYWNEHNFVFRDGDLFYHAKGATPLDDKFMPDITGPRLIPLNMAEPVLIVQGKTNARNLGFAPHGAGRNFSRTQHKKSLAHKTIAEVFEEETKGLDIRFFSNEIDISELPTAYKSAKNVRAQIEEYGLCEVLDEVLPYGCIMAGDVQKNAPWKKKKKFRKA